ATTATCTCACTTATATTTAGGTTTACTAATAATAAAGGAAAAAATAAAGTATAGCATCTGCTAAACAAGTTATTAGAGGCTCTGGCTTATTGTGTTACAGGAAGCTTTAGTTGAAGTTCGGTCAGAAGAAATGATCAAACTTTTTTACAAAAAATGTGTGATGTTTCACAAACAAAGAACCCATTTTGATTAATCTTTTTTTCAAAATGGGTTCCTTTAAATTAACGTAAAATGTGGGTTTATGAGATATTTTTGTTCAAACTTTAATTCAAAGCTACAGCTCCTTAAAAGGGCAGGCTTTTTTCTTATGCTTTCCCCCAATAATTTCAATCATAAATCCCGGCAATTTACTCTATATATAAACTAAACAGGAAAATTGGGCGGGAGAGAATGAGATTGAAAATTGATTGTGTATTTTCAGGTGGTGGAATGAAAGCCCTAGCATTTATAGGTGCAATAGAAGTTCTAGAAGAAAAGAATTACGAATTTATTCGTACAGCAGGTACTTCAGCTGGCGCAATTACGGCAGCTTTAGTTTCTGCGGGATATAAAAGCAACCAACTCAAAAGTATATTAAAAGAGTTAGATGAAAAAACGATTCTAGATAAATCGTTAATTGATCGCCTCTTTCCGTTTCCAAGATGGTTAGCTTTTTATTTTCGAATGGGATTATATAAAGGAAATACATTAGAAGAATGGTTGGAATCACATCTTTCGGCAAAAGGAGTTCATACCTTTGAAGATTTACCCGACGGGACATTAAAAGTGGTGGCCTCAGATTTGACTTCAGGGGAAATAATAGTTATTCCAGATGATCTTCCGAAGTATGGAATTGATCCAGGTTCATTTTCTGTTGCTCGTGCTGTTCGAATGAGTGCTGGAATCCCATATTTTTTCATACCAGAAAAATTAATTGAACCTACAAAAGATAAGCATGTAATTGTTGATGGTGGACTTCTTAGTAGTTTTCCACTCTGGGTGTTTGAAAAAGAGGATCAGCGAAGGAAGCGTCCTATTGTTGGAATGAAGCTTAGTAAAACTCTCTATAAACCTATAGAGAAGAAAATTAACAATTCTTTTGATATGTTACAGGCGTTATTCTCTACAATGCTAAGCGCACATGACAATCTATATATTAATAAGTCCGATGCTAAAGACATAATCTTTATACCTGTACCCGAATACTCAATCACAGATTTTAACCTTTCTTCAGAGGATCGAAAACAACTCATACAAATTGGCAGGGATCATGCCGAGCTCTTCCTCAAAAACTGGAACAGTTAATTCATCCCGCATGAAAGGGAAGCCAACCATGAAGCAAGTTTCACCAACAAGGATGGAAAAATAATGTTTTATTTTCATGGGAATAATCCCTCACCTCTTAAGTGATACGAAAAGAGTAGGTGGGGATAAACTGCCCGTAAATGTCAGAATGGTTCAAGGGCCTTTGGGTCATACCCTTGGAGGCTAACAA
The sequence above is drawn from the Bacillaceae bacterium S4-13-56 genome and encodes:
- a CDS encoding patatin-like phospholipase family protein; the protein is MRLKIDCVFSGGGMKALAFIGAIEVLEEKNYEFIRTAGTSAGAITAALVSAGYKSNQLKSILKELDEKTILDKSLIDRLFPFPRWLAFYFRMGLYKGNTLEEWLESHLSAKGVHTFEDLPDGTLKVVASDLTSGEIIVIPDDLPKYGIDPGSFSVARAVRMSAGIPYFFIPEKLIEPTKDKHVIVDGGLLSSFPLWVFEKEDQRRKRPIVGMKLSKTLYKPIEKKINNSFDMLQALFSTMLSAHDNLYINKSDAKDIIFIPVPEYSITDFNLSSEDRKQLIQIGRDHAELFLKNWNS